From one Nocardioides sp. Kera G14 genomic stretch:
- a CDS encoding RecQ family ATP-dependent DNA helicase, with translation MSDTALRDRAEAHLRALVGRDDARLRDDQWSAISALVEERRRTLVVQKTGWGKSAVYFVATLLLREAGAGPTVIVSPLLALMRNQIAAAERAGIRAATINSTNIDEWSSIEAAIHSREVDVLLVSPERLNNPGFRDAVLPRLAAECGLLVVDEAHCISDWGHDFRPDYRRIRTLLHDLPSGVPVLATTATANARVTADVAEQLGTDVLVLRGSLDRESLQLAVVRLKTPEMRLAWLAGHVAAQQGSGIVYCLTVAATEEVADYLRSRGIDAAAYSGRTETTERHALEEALAAGRIKVLVATSALGMGYDAPLGFVVNLGAPSSPVSYYQQVGRAGRGIVGTASVVLLPGIEDRDIWAYFASLAFPREEQVRQTLSVLSASEKPLSTQALEPYVDLSRTRLETMLKVLDVDGAVRRVQGGWTATGEAWSYDAERYARVTDARRREEEAMLGYLSTTECRMRYLRSQLDDPKPEDCGRCDNCGGLSLSAQVSEAAVAAADERLHRPGVPIEPKKLWPSGLPAIGIELKGKIAEGAEEGRVIARLTDLGHGNALREIFKADDGPVPVPLARAMVEVVSDWLPSAGGNVDGIVMVESLSHPQLVADLTHGLSRYLKKPILGTWALRDPSVPPGAGATNSAHRVAAVMRRAALDAQIPSGARVLLVDDRLSTGWTLTCVAVAIREAGAAVVLPLALASEN, from the coding sequence ATGTCCGACACCGCCCTCCGCGACCGCGCCGAAGCGCACCTGCGCGCCCTCGTCGGGCGCGACGACGCGCGTCTGCGCGACGACCAGTGGTCGGCGATCTCCGCCCTGGTGGAGGAGCGGCGGCGGACCCTCGTCGTGCAGAAGACCGGCTGGGGGAAGTCGGCGGTCTACTTCGTGGCGACCCTCCTGCTGCGCGAGGCAGGAGCGGGACCGACGGTGATCGTCTCGCCGCTGCTCGCGTTGATGCGCAACCAGATCGCCGCCGCCGAGCGAGCCGGGATCCGGGCGGCGACGATCAACTCGACCAACATCGACGAGTGGTCCTCGATCGAAGCGGCCATCCACTCACGTGAGGTCGACGTCCTGCTGGTGAGCCCGGAGCGGCTCAACAACCCGGGGTTCCGCGATGCGGTGCTGCCGAGGCTCGCTGCCGAGTGCGGGCTCCTCGTCGTCGACGAGGCGCACTGCATCTCCGACTGGGGACACGACTTCCGGCCCGACTACCGCCGCATCCGCACGCTCCTGCATGACCTCCCGAGCGGCGTTCCGGTCCTTGCGACGACCGCCACGGCCAACGCCCGCGTCACCGCCGACGTCGCGGAGCAGCTCGGCACGGACGTCCTGGTCCTGCGCGGATCGCTCGACCGCGAGTCACTCCAGCTCGCCGTCGTACGGCTGAAGACACCGGAGATGCGGTTGGCCTGGCTCGCCGGCCACGTCGCCGCCCAGCAGGGTTCGGGAATCGTCTACTGCCTGACCGTCGCGGCGACCGAGGAGGTTGCCGACTACCTACGCTCGCGAGGCATCGACGCGGCCGCCTACTCCGGGCGCACCGAGACCACCGAGCGGCACGCGCTCGAGGAGGCGCTCGCCGCAGGCCGGATCAAGGTGCTCGTCGCGACCTCGGCACTCGGCATGGGCTACGACGCTCCACTCGGTTTCGTGGTCAACCTCGGCGCACCGTCGTCGCCGGTCTCCTACTACCAGCAGGTCGGCCGTGCCGGCCGAGGCATCGTCGGGACCGCCTCGGTCGTCCTGCTGCCGGGCATCGAGGACCGCGACATCTGGGCCTACTTCGCTTCCCTCGCCTTCCCGCGCGAGGAGCAGGTCCGTCAGACCCTCTCCGTCCTGTCGGCGAGCGAGAAGCCGCTCTCCACCCAGGCCCTCGAGCCGTACGTCGACCTCTCCCGCACCCGCCTGGAGACGATGCTCAAGGTGCTCGATGTCGATGGTGCGGTGCGACGGGTCCAAGGCGGTTGGACGGCCACGGGTGAGGCGTGGAGCTACGACGCCGAGCGCTATGCGCGCGTCACGGATGCGCGGAGACGCGAGGAGGAGGCGATGCTCGGCTACCTCTCGACCACGGAATGCCGGATGCGCTACCTCCGCTCGCAGCTGGATGATCCGAAGCCCGAGGACTGCGGCCGCTGTGACAACTGCGGCGGTCTGTCGCTGTCGGCACAGGTGTCCGAGGCGGCGGTCGCGGCCGCCGATGAGCGCCTGCACCGACCCGGTGTTCCGATCGAGCCGAAGAAGCTCTGGCCGTCGGGCCTGCCTGCGATCGGGATCGAGCTCAAGGGGAAGATCGCGGAGGGGGCTGAGGAGGGCCGTGTCATCGCGCGCCTCACCGACCTCGGTCACGGCAACGCCCTGCGCGAGATCTTCAAGGCCGACGACGGACCGGTGCCCGTGCCGTTGGCCCGTGCGATGGTCGAGGTGGTGAGCGACTGGCTCCCGAGCGCCGGTGGCAACGTCGACGGCATCGTCATGGTCGAGTCGCTCTCCCACCCGCAGCTCGTCGCCGACCTGACCCACGGGCTCTCGCGCTATCTCAAGAAGCCGATCCTCGGCACGTGGGCGCTGCGCGACCCATCGGTACCCCCTGGTGCAGGTGCGACCAACTCCGCCCACCGCGTCGCGGCAGTCATGCGGCGAGCAGCGCTCGACGCCCAGATCCCTAGCGGCGCAAGGGTTCTGCTCGTCGACGACCGCCTGTCGACGGGCTGGACGCTCACCTGCGTCGCAGTCGCCATACGGGAGGCGGGCGCCGCCGTCGTACTGCCGCTCGCTCTCGCCTCCGAGAACTAG